Part of the Limihaloglobus sulfuriphilus genome is shown below.
ACGGCGGGCCGCCCCCGCCGGCATTCAAAGATTATAACACATCAGTCATGGGCTGGAAAGCAAAAACTAAAACCATATAATTTTGCGTTTATCATAAATAAGTTCAAGATTGAACAGCGGGAGTTTCGCTCCGGATTATAAAATCAACACGCTGCTTGAATTGCACAAACTGCTGATCAGGATACGGTGCCGCCGCTTAAGAGCAGTGAAAAGACGAGAGTGCGGCACTCAAACGGCAAAGGAGAAGTACAGTTAATACAAGGGGTAAAAAAAGGAGGCCGCCCTGGGGGGGAAGATAGGGCGGCCTGAGTACAAGATGAAAAGGGGTCTAATTAGTGTTTCTATAGAGAAAAAAGGAGAAGAAACGAAATCGGTTCTAAAACCTGTTTCGTCTCCGTTCTCATTCGCTATTAACTGTTTTTTAAAGAGCTTTGTTTGATATATTATACGAAAAAAAGTACCAGTTGTTTAGAAAAAGTCAATTTTTTTTCGGCATTTTTCTATTTTTTGCTATCTGCTTATCATTCAAGAAGATAAATACAGTAAAAAACTGTTATATTTCTTTTTTTTCTTCATTTTTCATTTTTTGGGACGACGGAACAATGCCAATAACGAAAATATAGGCAGTTAATATCAATGCCGCTCCGGCCAAAATAAGAACGTTTCTAACGTCTTTGCGGTTGAGCCGGTGTATGATTTCAGGCACCTCGGGCATATTGGACTCGGGCAGCTCCATAATTTTAGCCAGAGCCTGCTGTGCGGCGGCTTTTTTGGCTATGTCAACCGCCGGAAACATAATCTCCTCGGTATTCTCGGGATTGAGTCCAAGCTGCGACTCATAGAGTATATTTATTACATCCTGATCTTTAGACGCCCGGCTTATAAACTGATTAAACTCAAAGAGCCGCTCCTTGATCGCGGCGATCTCGGCCTGGGTCTGCGCAAGCCTGATTTTGTTCTGGTAATAAGTCTCTATCTCCGGGGCAAGTATAGACAGAAATACCGCCATGATGCCCACGGCAATGCAGATACAGTAAAAAGTTGTCTTCAACAAAGTAGCCATATACAGAGATTATGCCTGCCAAAGCATTAAATGTCAACGCCTTTTAGCCGCGATAAAACAAGAAAAACACCGCCGAGATAAAACATCTCTGCAAAAGCCGCCTTGATGCTCATTTAAACATAAATCGGCAGCTGTCAATTACGAAGACGTCTTTATTCTTTGACGGTTATCGTATCTGATACTTTGAACAGGCTGCCGTCTGCCAGTTCTCCCGAAAGCGTTAGAACTGCCTGACCCGGCTCAACTACACCCTTTACGTCGGCTCTTTCAAATTTAACTACAAGGTCACCGCAGGCATCTGCCTTGGTATAGGTCGCGGCGATATCGTCAAGAGTCAGACTCTCACAAACAACCAGACCGTAGGGAATATTTGAATGAACAGTTACAATTGTGTCCGGACTGCTCAGCACCAGTGTCTTTGGCGAGACTGTAATGCAATAACCTTCGCCCGAACTGGCTTTGTTGGCGGCTACAAAACTCGCGGTCAACGCCATCGCGGCTAATACAGCAATAATAAGGAATGACTTTTTCATTGTAAAACTCCTTGAATTGTTAATCTTACTACACATAAGACCATATAAGTATTATACGTCCGAAATCATCAGGATGCTCAAAAATAATTATTTTCCCACAGTTGCTGTGCGATATTTATTTGCAAAACCTTTCGGCTGCTTGCCTACAAAAAAGTATCTTTATTGAATTTTAATACATTTTTGTATCTTTTTCTCCATGGTGAACATTTTTGAAGTTATACGACCTGCCTTTTTTAATGAGAAATGTCTAATATAAGAGCAGTATCTTAAATACTTTACAATTTTCATGAAGATGCCCGCAAAAAAATGGCACGGGTTTTGTATTAAGACGCCCATAAAGAATGCTCGACTTTTAAAAAGTTAATACGGCGGCTTACTTGAGAAACACACATAAACAACAACTTTTAAGGAGACAAAATGAAAAACAGAAAAACGTCTTAAATCAGAAGTCTCATACTAAACAGGAAATTTAAACCAATAAAACATTACCAAAATTTATGGAGAATAAAATGAACAAGAAAACAATCACGGCAGCGTTAATTATCACAGCAATTCTTTCACCAGCTTTAATGGCCGGGGAAAAACCTGAATTCGGCGTTGGAGCGGACTTTATGAGCAAATACATCTGGCGAGGCATCCTGGTCAATGACGACTACTCTATCCAGCCCTGGGCGGAAGTGTCATACATGGGCATCACTGCCGGCTGGTGGTCAAGCTGGGACACAACTGACTACACCGGCAACGAAAGTGAATTCATCGAGCATGACTTCTATCTGGACTACACAATGGAGGCAACAGAGGGAATCGACGTATCGCTGGGTTACATCTACTACGCGTTCCCAAGTCTGCCGGACACACAGGAAGTCTATGCCGGCGCAGCGTTTGACGTATTCCTCTCGCCCTATGTGACTGTTTATTACGACTTTGACGCGGTTAATTCCACCTACGCCACTGCCGGCATCGGATACACAGTAGATGAGGTGGCAAAGCTCTCTGATGACATTGCTGTCTCAATGGAGCTGGGGGCAAGCCTTGGCTGGGGCTCAAGCGGCTACAACAAAGACTACTGGGGCGTAACCGACAGTGAATTCAGTGATTATACGCTTTCAGCGGCGTTTCCGTTCGCGATTGGAAACTGGACGCTTACTCCAAGCGTGAATTATGTCGGGCTGATTGGCGATATAGACGATGCTTCGCCGGCGGCCTTCGGAACAAACGCCGACGGTGACTACTTCTTCACGGGAATTGGCGTATCTACAAGTTTTTAAGAATCAACGAACAGCAAAACAAGAGGTTATTATATGAAACTAATCAAATACTTACTGTTTATCCTGCTTCTGCTGGGGCCCGCCGCCCTTGCCCAGGAGCCTGCCCCGGCAGGGTATGAGGCGGCAATTGAGGCGATGAAGTCAGAGCTTCAGAACAACCTTAACATTGTATGGACATGCGTGGCGGCTTTTCTGGTATTCTTCATGCAGGCCGGTTTCGCCATGGTTGAGGCAGGTTTTACAAGAGCAAAGAATGCGGTAAACATTCTCATGAAGAACCTGATGGACTTCTCTATAGGCTCTCTGGCGTTTTTCTTTATAGGATTCGGCCTGATGTTCGGTGCCTCGAACGGCCTTTTCGGGACAACAGACTTTATGATCAGCGATGTGGTAAAAAACGGCGAAAGTGCTTCGTGGAACTACACTTTCCTTATATTTCAGACCGTATTTGCCGGCACCGCGGCGACTATCGTATCCGGCGCAATGGCAGGACGCACCAAATTCAAATCATACATAGTTTACAGCGTGCTGATCTGCTCATTCATCTATCCGATTTTCGGCTCATGGGCCTGGGGCGGACTCCACAACGGCGGCGGCTGGCTCGAGGACATCATGGGAACGGCACTGACAGACTTTGCCGGCTCGACCGTCGTCCATTCAATCGGCGGCTGGCTGGCACTTGCCGGAGCTATAGTTCTTGGCCCGCGCCTTGGCAAATACGGCCCTGACGGCAGAGCAAAGGCGATTCCAGGACACAACATAACACTGGCGGCGCTTGGCGTGTTTATCCTCTGGTTCGGCTGGTTCGGGTTCAACCCGGGCTCAACCACACTCGGTGACGGTGAGATCGGCCGCGTAGCAGTGACCACGAACCTTGCCGCAGCGACCGGAGCCATCACAGCTATGATCGTATCGTGGTTTATCGGAAAAAAACCGGATGCATCTATGTCGCTCAACGGCGGGCTGGCAGGACTTGTAGCCATAACCGCGGGATGCTACACTGTAACCCCGATGGGCTCTGTCATTATCGGCGGGCTTGCGGGCATAATTGTTGTCTTGAGCGTAATCTTTATAGATACCAAACTCAAAATCGACGACCCGGTTGGTGCGGTTTCCGTACACGGCGTATGCGGGGCGTTCGGCACCTTGATGTGCGGGCTTTTCAACGCCGAGGCATACACCTGCGGGGGCGATTCCACAGGACTGTTTTACGGCGGCGGAATCAACCAGCTGATGGTACAGATAATCGGAGTTGCCGCGGGATTTGCCTGGGCATTCATCATCGGCCTGATAATGTTCTTTGCTATAAAATCTGTCTTCGGGCTCAGAGCCTCTGCAGAGGAAGAAATCAAAGGACTCGACATTACAGAACACGGAATGGAAGCCTATGCGGGATTCCAGGTGTTCAACTCCTGATAATTAAAGCAATTATGTTTTAGCGAAAATTTTAAACAGCTATAGCTGAAAAAAAATACGGAGAATAACAAATGAAACTAATAATAGCTTACATACAGCCGCACAAGCTCGAAGAGGTAAAAAAAGCTCTCGCCGAGGCAAATGTGGCCAAGATGAGTGTGACAAACTCGCTTGGATGCGGAGCGCAGGCAGGCTACCACGAGAGCTACCGCGGCGTAGAATTTGATGTTAATCTTTTGAAAAAGATTCGACTTGAAATAGCCGTAAACGAAGAGTACGCCAAAAAGACAATAGAAACTATTGTTAATTCCGCAAAGACCGGCAATATCGGCGACGGAAAGATATTTGTATTACCTCTCGAGGAATGCATCAGGATCAGAACTGGCGAGACCGGTCATGACGCGATCGGATAATCTATAAAAACCCCAACAACGAAGACCATTGCGGAGTTTTGATTTTCTGACCACTACATTTGTAGTTCTCAAAACTCTGAGAAGGACGCTTTCGTAACTGATCGCGTCCTTCTGGTCTTTCAATTTTGTAGCTAAAACCCATTCTGCATACGTTTTTGTATTAAAATTTCAACGCATTACGTTTTAGTTAAAACTTGCATTGCTTTACAATCTAAAAAATATAAACCGGCAGCAAGAAATAAGGACTAAACGACCTAAAACGTATATCCTTATAAAACAAAAACTTACAAGAATCGCACTAAAAACAAAATATCATTCCTAAAGCATTTTTCAGACTCTTCCTTCATTGCTGTCAAATACTGGCATGTTTTGTGCAATACATCTTCATGAATTAGTTTCCCTTTAATATCAAAGTTTCAAGAAATAAAATTAGAGTTTTGAGAAAGGTCTTTAAAATGAAGGAAGGAAAACAATCCTCCGCCCGTATAGGTTTTATGCTGATAGCTTTAACAGCAATCCTGACAATGAACGGCAACGCCCTGGCAGGCGAAGAAATCCCGGGATCTGATCTCGGTTCAGTAATCCGGGGCATTGACACTCTCTGGGTGCTTCTTGGAGCGTTTCTGGTCTTCTTCATGCAGGCAGGTTTCGGCATGATTGAAGCCGGCTTTATTCGCGCAAAAAACACATGCAACATACTTACCAAAAACTTCCTTGACTTCTGCATGGCCTCAATCGGCTTTTTCATAATGGGTTACGCCATCATGTTCGGAACGGGAAACGCTTTTATGGGCTTCGAAGGATGGTTTTTGATAAACGCTGAATCGGGAGCTGATATACCAATGTTCGCATTCTGGCTTTTCCAGGCAGCATTCTGCGGTGCGGCGGCAACGATTGTAGCAGGAGGAATGGCTGAAAGGATGAAGTTTGTTGCCTACATCGTTTATTCATTCATTATCTCGGCACTTATCTATCCCATAGTAGGGCACTGGATATGGGGCGGCGGTTGGCTGGCAGGGATGGGGTTTGCCGATTTCGCCGGATCAGCTGTTGTTCACACGGTCGGAGGAGTCGCAGCTCTGGTCGGCACCTACATACTAAAACCCCGTAACGGCAAATACAGCCTCGATGGCAAACCAAACGCAATACCCGCACACAGCATCCCTCTTGCATCCCTTGGCCTTTTTATACTGTGGTTTGGCTGGTTCGGTTTTAATTCCTGTTCGAGTCTCTCTGTCGGCAATGGCGACCTTATCGCGCGTGTCGCGATTAACACTAACATAGCGGCAGCGGCCGGCGGTATCGCCGCGATCACAACGGTATGGAAGCGGTTCGGAAAACCTGACCTGTCTATGGGAATGAACGGCTCTCTTGCCGGCCTTGTTTCAATAACAGCACCGTGTGCTTTTGTTGACCCATGGGCCGCTATAGTTATCGGAGTAATCGGCGGCGTATTAGTTGTATTTGGTGTTGAACTGCTTGATAAACTGCAGATTGATGATCCGGTCGGAGCGTTCCCTGTGCACGGCATAGGCGGCATATTCGGCACACTCGCAGTAGGAATCTTTGGCAAACCTGAGCTTGGAATCGAGGGCTTTTTATACACCGGAAATCCTATGCAGCTTGGCACACAGCTGATAGGTATCATCGCAGTAGTTATATTCATTGCTTTTTCCATGGGACTGGTGTTTAAAGTCATTGACAAGACCATAGGACTAAGAGCAAGCGAAACAGAGGAGCTTCGAGGCCTGGACATTTGTGAACATGGAATGGAATCTTATGGCGGGTTCCAGATTTTCAGTTAGAATAAAGATAAAAGGACACATTACAATGAAATTAATTATAGCATATATTCAGCCTCACAGGCTTGAAAATGTAAAAAAATGCCTCGCTGAGCAAGACGTTGCAAAGATGAGTGTTACTAACTCGCTGGGATGCGGAGCTCAGGCAGGCTATCACGAAAGCTACAGGGGCGTCCAGTTCGACGTAAACCTGCTGAAAAAAGTGCGTATTGAAATAGCCGTTAACGATGAATTCGTAAAAAAGACCATAGACGCTATTATCAAAGGCGCCAAAACCGGAAACATAGGCGACGGCAAGATTTTTATCATCAACCTCGAAGAATGTATCCGCATTAGAACCGGCGAAACCGGAAACGACGCGATAGGCTGATAAATACCCTTTCCACGCTGCCCTTTAAAGGCATAAGAACTCTGCCTGAAGGCCCCTTCGCCCGAAGGGGTCTTCCCGACTTTGGCGGTTTTGATGTAGAATCTGTCTAAAATCTTTTTTGGAGTTCTGATTGCAGTTCTTTCCTGATAAGTGCTTTGTAGTGACTAAAGAAAAACTCCAGTTCTTTATTTACAAGGACTTACGTCAATTTACCGCCGAAGTCAGGATGCAGTAGGAATTAAAAGGGTGTCTGACACCCTTGTACAATCCGAACATGTCACAGACGTTTTCGGCAATTATACTTTTCAAAACACATGTAACTCATTGCAATAAAACATGTTGTATCTTAAAAGAGATCAAACCCTTTTAATTCTTCAAATTTCTTTTCTTTATACACGTATAATCCGCCTGTTAAAAGAGCATAAATCAGATACAGACTAATTGTTATCAGAAATATGATTTTAAGTTTTTTCATTTGCAGCCGCCTCCATTGTCTGGTGGAAAAACAGGAAAAACAGGGAAAAACAGGGGACAGTTACCAATTAAATTTGTATTTTTATTCTTTTTTTGCATCCTTGCCTTTCTTTTTAAGTATCTTTGGCCTGCCGACGGTAATGGCCGCAGCCGACTGCCTGCCTGCTTTTCCATTTTACTCTTAAACGAATCTGAGACAATCCTGCATTTGCGTCACAAACTCACCACTGCAATTTTAATACTTTATAAACCTATACTTAGAATACCACGCCCGCGGCCCGTGTCAATAAAAAACGCGGCAAACCGCTTCTAAAAGGGTAACTGTCCCCTATTTAACATCCTAATATACTAAGGCAGGGACTCATATTTCAAAAATACTCCAGGTTTTACTTCGTCACATCGAATTGTGCTATCAGTTAGTAGTGTACTTTTGTCTATTCCAACATCGGTAATTATCAGTTCCCAGTTTACTTGAATTATGCCGGAGGACCACCACATAGATAGAAATCTAACATTATTGTTTTCATAAATGTTGACATTACCGAATTTGACGAACTTCAAAGAAGAAGGTAAACATCCATTAAAACCGGCTGGACTGTCATTTAGACTGACTGTGTTTATCCAATTTCTTATATTATCATAATTAGCTATCTTATAACGACAGTAAAGACCAAAGAAAGTAGTTGGATTAATATATAAGACCAATGAAAACAGCAAGATTATTGAAAGTATTAGCCGCGTGATTATTATCCCGAATTTGTCTTTTCTGATACAGCTAACAACCACCATTGCAATCAATAGAATCGGGGAAGTCACAACTAATACAAAAACACTTACAAAAACAAAAGAGTACCACATAAAAACTAAAGACGGTTGAATAATAGCCAATACAAAAGGTGTCCAGATTAAAATCAGGATTAAACAAATAAAATATTGGTTGCCACCTTTCAAGAATGTTGCTTTCATATGTTTCCTCCTAAACTTTTTGCAGCCTGGGAAAACAGGGGACAGTTACCTATTAAATTTGTATTTTTATTCTTTTTATGCATCCTTGCCTTTCTTTTTAAGTATCTTTGGCCTGCCGACGGTAATGGCCGCAGCCGACTGCCTGCCTGCTTTTCCATTTTACTCTTAAACGAATCTGAGACAATCCTGCATTTGCGTCACAAACTCATCACTGCAATTCTAATACTTTTATAAACCGAAACTTAGACTGCCACGTCCGCCGGCCCGTGTCAATAAAAAACGCGCCAAATCGCTTCTAAAAGGGTAACTGTCCCTATTTATTTTTATCCCGCCGGAGAGTCCTCTTTGAGGGTAGTTACAGCACACCAGCTCACCCGAGGCTCCGTAAACGTAGTCACGGGCCCATGTTATACTGCCTGTCCCAATCTGTTCGTACTCTGCTATCACGCCGCCCATTTTATCATAGACGAACCACGTTGTCAACGAGCCAACGGTTTTCTTTATCCGCCTACCGAGCATGTCGTATGTGTAGCCTGCAACATCGCCGGAGGAATCATCTACGTCAACGACCCTGTTTTCAGCGTTAACGCCGTAGAAAAGCCCGTCATCAGCGGCATTGGTCGGGTTGCCGAGGTAATCATAGGAATACGCCGCACCGTCGCGGCTGTGATGGTGTATTTCGCAGCAATCCGAGCCGCGAATGTGAATGAGCGGTAATGACGGAATTAAAAAGGTGTCTGACACCCTTTTCTTGTATTTTTAATTTAAACCCTTCTTATTAAATACTTTACATGGATTTATAAAAGAGTAAATTCGTGAATATGATTTGCAATTGCATTTTGATAGGTACAAAGAAAAATGTTGCGAATAAATGACTTCCGTTCTCTCTTTTGACCTATGTTATGATATTTTGCTTCCCTGGTGCTTTGGCAGAATGGTTAGAAAAATTAAATTATTCTTGAACTTAAAAGTTTTAAGGATATAACCCCCCTTGTAAAAGCCGCTGATTTAAAATCTCTATGCTTGAATATTCAGGAGCAGAGATTATAATGCGGTTTGATATTTATGTATCACATTTTTTTTAAAAGCGTTGTTTATATAAATTTATACTTTTTTGTGCTGATTATGAAATATATCCCGTCTGAGAGTGCGGCGGGTTTTAATTGTTTTTGATTTACGGATAAATACTAAGTGGACGATGTTGGATGGCTATTAGTTAGCCTTGTTACAGCTTCATTCTTGTCGTTGTTTTTTTCTGTTGTAAGTTTTGCGCTTGCGACATATTCTTCGCTTAAACTTAATGAGGCGTTTCGTGTAAAGAACAGGGAAGATGAGTTTCTGGAGTTTTCCGAGCGGGCACCAAACTACCTCTTTGTAATGTTCTCGCTGGGAATCATCTTTAATATAATTACGATCCTTTGTGTGGATATGCTTTTTGGCGGCATATCCGATGCAATGCTAAAGAGCGTACTTGTAATTGTCATTTCGTTTTTGATTTTGTTTAATTTCTCACTGGCAATAGCCTATCCCGTCAGCAAATACGTCGGCGAGAGGATGCTTGTACGGATAACCCCCCTTGTAAAAACAATTTACATCATCTTCTGGCCTCCTGTTATCGGAGTTATGCAGGTTTATGACCTGTTTATAAAACGGCTCAGCGGCCATATCGAACAGAGCCACGAAGAGGCGCATGAAGAAAAACAGGATGAACTTCTTAATGTGGTTGAGCAAAGCCGGATGGACGGCGTTGTTGACGCCGAGGAGCTGGCGATGATCGAGAATGTGCTTGACCTGACCGAGGCAACCGCCGCCGAGATTATAACCCCCAGAACCGAGCTTGTGGCAATCGATATAGAAAGCGACCGCGACTCTATCGTCGATACCGTTATAAAGGCCGGCCACTCGCGGCTGCCTGTCTATAAAAAGACTATCGACCACATTGTCGGGCTGCTCTACGCCAAGGACCTCCTGTGCGAGATCGCCCGCGGTGATGATAATTTCAATATAAAAAATATCATGCGAAAAGCGTATTTTGTGCCCGAATCAAAACCCCTTCGCGACCTCCTTCACGATTTCCAGGACGCCAAACAGCATATCGCCGTCGTGCTGGATGAATACGGCGGCACAGCGGGTATCGTAACAATTGAAGATATCCTCGAGGAGCTTGTCGGCGAGATTCGCGATGAATACGAGAAAAAGCCGCCGGTAAGTTTCCGCCTCAGCGCAGAGGATGTCGCGGAGATGGATGGCAAGGTATATATAGACGACCTCAACGCCGATTTCAAAATCAAACTGCCCGAGGACGAGGATTATGAGACTGTCGGCGGTTTTGTATTCTCACACCTGGGCTATATACCCAATTCCGGCGAGAGTTTTATGTACGGCAATCTCAAGTTTACGGTAATATCGGCGACTGAGCGGCAGATAAAACGCCTTCGCATTGAAAAAATGCAGATAACAGAAGAAGAGAAGATCTAAAATGCAGCTCAAGGATACAGGCCTCTGCATACGCAAGATGGACTACTCCGAGACTTCGCAGATATTAACCTTTTTCACACGCGGCGCAGGTGTTATTGGCGGCATTGCCAAGGGCTCGCGGCGTAATAAATCCGCTTTTGGCGGGGCTGTAGAGCTGTTTGCCGCCGGCGAAATTATTTATATCCCATCAAAAAGCGGCGGGCTGGCGACAATAACCGATTTTGCTCCCAAGCCGCTGTTCAGCACAGCCCGCACCAGCAGCACCGGACTTAACGGGGCGTATTTTGCCGCGGAGATGCTTGCCGCGTTTATCTCGAACAACGACCCTCACCCGCAGCTCTTTGACAGGGTGATGCGCTTTCTGGTCAATATTCAGCAGAACAAAACCCCGGAAGCGGTCCTGCGTCTGCTGATACGGTTTCAGATGAACCTGCTAAAAGATGTAGGGCTGGGCCTGGATATCGGCAGATGCGCGAATTGTTCGGCTGCTTTTGATAAAATTATGCAGCCGCAATCACCAGCCGCTGAAGGCCAAAGTAGTAATAATTTTACGGCGAACCCCTCGGGTATATACTTTGCCAGCGACGCCGGCGGCATGGTATGCAGAGACTGTGAACAGGCGTTTGTAAACAAGATACCGGTTTCCAGGACGTGTTTTTCTCTGCTGCGAAATGAATCAGAGCTTGATACGGCACCGCTGCGGCCGCTGCTTGAGGCTCAGCGGCTGATAATCAACCACATAACCCACATCCGCAACAAGCCGCCCCGCTCCGCCGCGTTTTTCCTTGATTTTAAAATTCGATAAAGACTTGCCCTGTATCACCTGTGCTGAATTGGGGACAGCAGCCCTCTCACGCTCGCCTGGGAAGGTGAAAACCTCCGATATGGATAAAAATTCCCGGCAGGGTGCCGGCGATCAGCAGTGCCCGCTGGGCAAAAGCTATCATAAGACCCTGCTCAATAGAGACTTCCGGCAGTGCCGCGAACATAGCCGTTACACTGCCCTCCATCAGGCCGATCCCGCCCGGACTGACCGGAACACTCGAGGCGAACCACGATAGCGGCAGAATCACATAATAATATTTGACAGGAGCCTCAACTCCGAGAGCCTTGCCAACGATGTAAACCCCCGTGATGCAGGTTATCTGTGCCGCGGCGGAGAAAAAAAGAGCACCGCAAAGATAGGCTCGTTTGTTTGCGTATATCTTTACCGCTGCCGCAATCCGGTGAAAATACTCCTTTATAAGCGATAGACCGGATTTTATGTGGCCTCGGGAGAAAAACGCCGCCGCTGCAAGAGCCGCCGCGAGTGCCAGAGCGATAAAAACAGCCGTTCTGCCGCTCAGTGCTTCTTGCAAGCCGCTTACAGTAATTTTTTCATTGGAATAGCCCAGTTCAAATACTTCACGATTTACCAGCAGCATACCGCCTATGCAGAAGAAAATCAACACAGCCACGCCTGCCAAACGGTCAACTACAATCGAAAAAACGGACTCAACCTTCTTTTCTGAATATTCGGTTACATACCACGCCCTCAAGAGGTCTCCGCCGAGACTGCTGAACAGAATATTGTTGTAAAACAGTCCTAAATACTCGATGGCAAATACTTTAGACGTTGGTATTATTATGTCCTGCGCACGCAGAAGTACCTGCCACCGCGCCGCGAGAAACAACCCCTGAACCAGATAGAGCAGCAGCGAAAGTAAAATCACCGTAAGACTAAGCTGCGATGTGAGCTCTGCAACCCTTTCAAAATCGGTCATCAATAACAGAGCGGCTATAACGGCTATGCCGACGGCAAACCGCAGAATAGTCAACACTTGCGCCTTGATTTTTTTATTCATCAGCGTATTATTGTGTAAATAGCTCATAAAAACAAAGAAAAAACGAGAACTAAATGGCAATATCAAATAATAACACGGAAAATATTGAGAACGGCCTTGATTTTCAGCCGCGATTCAACGCTGACGGCCTGATAACCGCTATCAGCCAGGAAGCCGATACCGGCGAGATTCTCATGGTTGCCTTTATGAACCAACAGGCTCTTGATGAGACGATAAAGACCGGAAATGCGGTGTTTTACAGCAGAAGCCGCAAGAAACTCTGGCGAAAGGGTGAACAGAGCGGCCACTTCCAGAAAGTGCTCGATATACTCGTTGACTGTGACCAGGATTGTTTGATACTCAAAGTCGAGGTTGATCAGGGCCAGTGCCATGTAGGCTACAAATCCTGTTTTTACAGAACTTTGGATAAAAACGACCCCAAGAAGCTCAGATTCAACGCAGAAAAGGTGTACGATCCGAAAGAGGCCTACGGCAAATAATAGCAGAACCCACTGCGGCTGTTTCAGGCGGTTAAGATTTTTGTATAAGATGTTTATAATCCGGCGGATAAACGCAGGCTTTGGCAGGTTATATAAAGCGGCGTATTGTCTTGAAACAACGGAAAAAGCCGGCAGGATATTTATTTACATTATTTTTTGCAGCATTCGGCGTTTTGAGAAAATTCGTGAATTTTCTCTACGGGGGCAATTTTTGCAGTGTAAATGCAGTCTTGTCATCTCTTTTTTTTAAAAACTCTGAATAGAATTAAACCTATATCGTTAATAATTATAGACTTAGAGATATTTAAAGTAATATTATTTTAAATTAATTGTAATTAAGAAATCTAAATTGTATAATTATCTGCCATGAATTTACAATTGATAATTATTTTAGAAGGAATGAAAAATG
Proteins encoded:
- a CDS encoding ammonium transporter, giving the protein MKEGKQSSARIGFMLIALTAILTMNGNALAGEEIPGSDLGSVIRGIDTLWVLLGAFLVFFMQAGFGMIEAGFIRAKNTCNILTKNFLDFCMASIGFFIMGYAIMFGTGNAFMGFEGWFLINAESGADIPMFAFWLFQAAFCGAAATIVAGGMAERMKFVAYIVYSFIISALIYPIVGHWIWGGGWLAGMGFADFAGSAVVHTVGGVAALVGTYILKPRNGKYSLDGKPNAIPAHSIPLASLGLFILWFGWFGFNSCSSLSVGNGDLIARVAINTNIAAAAGGIAAITTVWKRFGKPDLSMGMNGSLAGLVSITAPCAFVDPWAAIVIGVIGGVLVVFGVELLDKLQIDDPVGAFPVHGIGGIFGTLAVGIFGKPELGIEGFLYTGNPMQLGTQLIGIIAVVIFIAFSMGLVFKVIDKTIGLRASETEELRGLDICEHGMESYGGFQIFS
- a CDS encoding ammonium transporter; this translates as MKLIKYLLFILLLLGPAALAQEPAPAGYEAAIEAMKSELQNNLNIVWTCVAAFLVFFMQAGFAMVEAGFTRAKNAVNILMKNLMDFSIGSLAFFFIGFGLMFGASNGLFGTTDFMISDVVKNGESASWNYTFLIFQTVFAGTAATIVSGAMAGRTKFKSYIVYSVLICSFIYPIFGSWAWGGLHNGGGWLEDIMGTALTDFAGSTVVHSIGGWLALAGAIVLGPRLGKYGPDGRAKAIPGHNITLAALGVFILWFGWFGFNPGSTTLGDGEIGRVAVTTNLAAATGAITAMIVSWFIGKKPDASMSLNGGLAGLVAITAGCYTVTPMGSVIIGGLAGIIVVLSVIFIDTKLKIDDPVGAVSVHGVCGAFGTLMCGLFNAEAYTCGGDSTGLFYGGGINQLMVQIIGVAAGFAWAFIIGLIMFFAIKSVFGLRASAEEEIKGLDITEHGMEAYAGFQVFNS
- a CDS encoding hemolysin family protein, with the protein product MDDVGWLLVSLVTASFLSLFFSVVSFALATYSSLKLNEAFRVKNREDEFLEFSERAPNYLFVMFSLGIIFNIITILCVDMLFGGISDAMLKSVLVIVISFLILFNFSLAIAYPVSKYVGERMLVRITPLVKTIYIIFWPPVIGVMQVYDLFIKRLSGHIEQSHEEAHEEKQDELLNVVEQSRMDGVVDAEELAMIENVLDLTEATAAEIITPRTELVAIDIESDRDSIVDTVIKAGHSRLPVYKKTIDHIVGLLYAKDLLCEIARGDDNFNIKNIMRKAYFVPESKPLRDLLHDFQDAKQHIAVVLDEYGGTAGIVTIEDILEELVGEIRDEYEKKPPVSFRLSAEDVAEMDGKVYIDDLNADFKIKLPEDEDYETVGGFVFSHLGYIPNSGESFMYGNLKFTVISATERQIKRLRIEKMQITEEEKI
- the recO gene encoding DNA repair protein RecO, with protein sequence MQLKDTGLCIRKMDYSETSQILTFFTRGAGVIGGIAKGSRRNKSAFGGAVELFAAGEIIYIPSKSGGLATITDFAPKPLFSTARTSSTGLNGAYFAAEMLAAFISNNDPHPQLFDRVMRFLVNIQQNKTPEAVLRLLIRFQMNLLKDVGLGLDIGRCANCSAAFDKIMQPQSPAAEGQSSNNFTANPSGIYFASDAGGMVCRDCEQAFVNKIPVSRTCFSLLRNESELDTAPLRPLLEAQRLIINHITHIRNKPPRSAAFFLDFKIR
- a CDS encoding P-II family nitrogen regulator yields the protein MKLIIAYIQPHRLENVKKCLAEQDVAKMSVTNSLGCGAQAGYHESYRGVQFDVNLLKKVRIEIAVNDEFVKKTIDAIIKGAKTGNIGDGKIFIINLEECIRIRTGETGNDAIG
- a CDS encoding P-II family nitrogen regulator codes for the protein MKLIIAYIQPHKLEEVKKALAEANVAKMSVTNSLGCGAQAGYHESYRGVEFDVNLLKKIRLEIAVNEEYAKKTIETIVNSAKTGNIGDGKIFVLPLEECIRIRTGETGHDAIG
- a CDS encoding lysylphosphatidylglycerol synthase transmembrane domain-containing protein: MNKKIKAQVLTILRFAVGIAVIAALLLMTDFERVAELTSQLSLTVILLSLLLYLVQGLFLAARWQVLLRAQDIIIPTSKVFAIEYLGLFYNNILFSSLGGDLLRAWYVTEYSEKKVESVFSIVVDRLAGVAVLIFFCIGGMLLVNREVFELGYSNEKITVSGLQEALSGRTAVFIALALAAALAAAAFFSRGHIKSGLSLIKEYFHRIAAAVKIYANKRAYLCGALFFSAAAQITCITGVYIVGKALGVEAPVKYYYVILPLSWFASSVPVSPGGIGLMEGSVTAMFAALPEVSIEQGLMIAFAQRALLIAGTLPGIFIHIGGFHLPRRA